The Coffea arabica cultivar ET-39 chromosome 6e, Coffea Arabica ET-39 HiFi, whole genome shotgun sequence genome contains the following window.
TTAGCCAAAAATCCACACTCATTCTGGAATTGAGCAGCCTGACCATATCTTGCCTTATGCAATGGGGGAGATTCTTACTTAGGAGTCCCACCTAGATGGCTGCCATTTGCACCAAAAAGGTGGGGACTCCTTACTTTTGGTACCATAGCGGCATAGTCCCATGCTTTTGGTACACATGCAACTATCTTGAGGAGTCCCTATGCAGGACCTTTACATGCTGTATGTAGTTGCATGCTTTATGCAGGAAGCAAACATGTTTGTAAAATGGCATATTTATGTATCGTGACTCTGGAGCTCAAAACTATTATCCATCACATGCAAATCCAGTTGCTAAGGTCATACTTTGAATGGAATGCACCCTTTTGTGTCTTGCTTTACCCTTTTTATTCCAGAGTATAAGATCAGTTTGGGTTTGTGGGGTTTAGTATTTTGTTCAGCATTAGTTGCAGGTAAAGATCCTATTTTTCTGCATGAGAAATAGATTTTCTACATGGCTCGAGTGATTAGGGAAATAGATATAATTATGCTGCTTCTCTTTTGAAAAGAATGCCGCGACATACTAGAGTTCTTTCTGTTTGTCTCTTTTTTATTCAGGATAACATCTTCATGTTTAAGCTTGATGGAGAATTGAAAGTATGTTATTAGCTGTTGAAAGCTGTATAATAGTGAAGATGTATCTAAGTTTCTTTGTTGAGGTACTTCATTAATGGGGCAGTTATATAATATATGAAATTGAGGAAAAAGAAGTCAGAGGAAGTCTGGTTTACAAAAGTTAGTTTGATGCTTGATTgaccagctctgataccatgaagGAAAAGATTGGAAGCCTCACTAAATCTCAAGATGATATTGGGACCTTAGGTTGTGATGCAATAGATATTGAGGACATTCAGTCAATTACAGGAAAGTGATTCACCTGTTGCAATTGATTATCCATTCCCCTTGTGGGTTAGAGTTTAATCTACCAGAAAGTAAATTGGTCCAGTGTGGTAAACCAAATAAAACACAAGAAAACTTCTGAGTTATGATGCCATGATTGTTGGTATCATAAATTTGATTATCCAAAGGTAAAGCCTACCTCAATTCTTGAAAGTGGTTGCAACGAGAAGCTTCCATTTATGTTTCCTTCATGGTGTACTTGCAGGTTAGTCAAACCTTTTATAAGCTTCTCCTTATTCTTGTCTGTCGCTCTCGCTTGATTTCGTTGAACGACTTGACTACTTtgaattataagaaattaaGGGATTTGTCTATTACATGCTTATATGGCTATCAGAGGTAGTTTTCCGTGCATTTTTAGTGGACAAGAGTTGTCACGGGTGTCTAAGCAACACAATAAGTGATCAAAACCAAATATGACTCCTCTCACTATATTGGTGTTTCCTCCAGCTCTTTGCTTTCCAACTTATCTCCATATACTAATCTCGAGTATAAAGTATCTAAATGGAAAGGGCCAAGAAAATGTGACTCAGTAGATCCTGAGTTAAATGAGCATGTGTATTTCGTTGGCATTATCCTCCATTAACGTAAACTTCCTCTGCTGACTTTCACCTTGCCCTTTACCTTCAACTGTCTCAGCCTTCTTTAATTTGCAGTGGTATATTTGTATTTGTGTGGGGAAGGGAGCTTACCTGCTGAAACTCTTgatcaaaatttctgctcacagTACAATTCCGGTCAGATGCTCATCAATCCAAAAATTTAACCTTTTGCAGCATATTTTTGTTGCTGCCATCTCTTTGACCAGTTCATGCCAGGGTAGAGGTGGGTGTGTGAGTAAAGGTCGAGGGTTTGTTACAAATTAAGGCAATAGACAAAATACAATGCTAACCTACTGGAGCGTTCTTGTAGTTTGAAGTAACTCCTTACGAAAAGCTTACTGTTGACTGGTAAACAACTCAATGGAGATGGGAAACAATACATGCTGTTATTGATGGAACAATGAGGCTTAATTGAATGGAGGAACTGTGATAGAGACGAAAACACCCAGCGGTGGTATCTCTTATGATATTCTGTGACAGTCCATTCTTTGGCTGTGGGCTCTTTTCACTTGTCCACTGTTTATCCATGTATGGAATTAAGATAATTTCAAACCCATGGCCAACTTATTGTGGTTGATTGCCTGCATGTCAATGTAAGAGTCAAACAACATGTCAGAACTAGTGGGATAATTTTACAGGTACAAGGGCATACTTTGGACCAGTATATCTGTATTCATCAGAGATACTAAAATTGGAGTCGCATTTAAGTTCATGGAAGTTTTTGTTTCGTTATTGGTAATTTTTAATTTCTGGCTCAAGACATTCCATAATCATGCCTATTATGTCTGAAGCAGATTGCTTCTCTTCTACTTGCCATGAAGATGACATTATTTGGATGCATGCTTTAGAGAACATGTGATTAAGAACTCCGGATAAGTCCTTATATCTTGGTAGATTTGTTGCTTTAGCATTTTGAAGTTGCTAAATATTTGTAGCccctttcttggagtagaattggACACACTTACCATTTACATTGACCAAGAAACAATTGAGTATTTACTTGATTTGTGAAATGAAATGTGCTCTTCCAGGGCCCTTTTTCATTGGTGAAACTTTCTGGAAGAGGGGCCTCAATGATCACTAGAAGTGTTCATTCCAGATAGTTTCTTCACACTTATTAATGCATTCTACATCAGATAGTTTGTGTTCATTCCATCTGCTTTTACTGAAAACCATTGTATTCAAGAAAAACTTGTGGTTGACTTGGATAGTGAACTGCATGGTATGATAAGTCAGGTAGTCATGGAGGGTCTATATCCAACCTTATCGATGCAGCTCAAAAGTCACGTCTAATATATGGAAGAAAGGAtgctcttttccatttttcttataCAAGTTTGTTGTGCTCTTTATTGAAAGATATGATTTGTAGGTCTGAACAGTTCTATTATGTTATTCTATTCCCAATTCCCATCCTACCAGGAGCAAGTGGAGTGTCATTCCTAATCTTGTGCTTCCCAGGCTTTGTTTACAAACTGGATAGGAGCTTGCatgtagtactttttttttttaaatcttgaatttaCCTGAACTAAACACTTGTATGTTATCTTTTGGCAGGCTTGGCAAATCTTTCTGTTACAGGTGAGCTTCTTCCTTGAACTATGTTCTTTTTTGCAAATCAGAATTTCAGGGCCTTTTTTTTATGCTTCAGATTTCTTATTCTACTCTCCGATTCTTGGATTAGAGAATTGTCATGTCTTCCGTTTGCCagaagttgaaaaagaaaaatgatggcAGGAAAAGTATAATGGTTTTGAGtggttattcattttttttcccttaaccTACAACTCAAGAAAATGCAGCACTCCTTTActcaaaataaatgaaatgaagaggataccatttgtttttttttcattaaatgaGTAGTCATTCATTTTAAATCCAGCTTTTTGTACATATCTAGGAGCCTCAGCTATGAATGCAGCCGAAATGAGAAGCTGTGGAAGTATTTCTGTATAATTTTGGTTGATAGAATATTTCAAGGCTGATTAGTAATATTCTTAAGTAGCTTTCTTTTAGTGAGAAACTTGACACCATAAAGATGAGAATTGCGGATAATCTTATAGGCCCTTGTGAATGTTGTTTGTGCATCACACAATTCATGTGTGCATTAAAAGACCCAATTCTGAATACTTCCTTTGCAATGACAGATTGTGGAAAAGATGACCCTGATCTGAAGGAAGAGATGGAGAAACAATTCGTGGATTTACTGACAGAGGAGCTAAAGCTGCAAGAGACTGTTGGTGAGGAGCACATGCATCATATGAATATCACCTTAGGAGAAGCAAAAAGGTTGGCTTCTCAATATCAAAGGGAAGCTGAAAAATGCAATGCTGCCACAGAAACTTGTGAGGAAGCTAGAGAACGAGCTCAGGCACTACTtactaaggaaaagaaaataacttCCATGTGGGAACATAGAGCCCGTCAACTAGGTTGGGAAGGGGAATAGAAGAGGTGAGCTTTTGTATGATGGCGAAAAGATTCGCTGGCTCGGTTGATACAAGATTGCGAAAGAATTTTGCTCTCTGCCGCTTTCAATCTTACCTTTGACCTCTGTATCCACCAGTAATTAAGATGGCTCACATTAAAAACAAATGTACATGCTGCTATGTTGCTGAAAACTCTTCTGCATTCATCAGGGATAGAATTTTTACAGGTCCTTCGTGATCACCCAAGTGTGATAGAGCTCGGCAGTCCATTTTAAGCCAGCACCAGCCAGCTTGTTTATTGCATTGTCTTAATGGTCGCTTTTAATGGAAGCAGGAAGGGCAGCATAAGATGGTTTTACCGTATTCTCAACATTTGACTGGACATTCAAGATGGGCTAATGATTTAGTACTATTTTCTGTGCCATTTCTTTTGAGGGGCAGCTTGCTTTCATTCTACTTCATCCTTTTGAGTCAAATTGCAGCATTGGCAGTTGGGAACTATTTTTACATGATTTAACATCTTTTCCTGAAATTTCCTTCAGTGTCAGAATGTGCTTCTAATACTTAAAAACTTCCTGTGATGAGAATGCTCATTAGTGTGATAACAAAATCTCTTCTAGGCAGAGCCTACAAAAGAGTTCTCATTGCTTGCTGTGCACTTTTAACTTCTGAGATTTGGAAGCTCTGTGGTATTAGAAGGTACAAAGACTTTCTGTAATTCCCTGTGAACTTGAACATAAAACTCAGGtcagaactttttttttcttttttaaataactAAAACTCGGGCTGGATCAAACGGTATCACGGGAAATACTTAAAGCGTAGAGAGTCCGTTGTATGTTGCATTTCTGACAATTCAGTAGCCATTCATATTTACTTATCAAGTCCGAATAGTGATTCTCAGGAATACTTGAGTATTCAAGAATGATTAGTTTAATGCATTTTGATATGTAGAATGCTTTTATGTTGTTGAATGTGCTGACAAGTCACAGAACAGCGAAAAGGAAACCATTAAAACTAGCTTGCTAACAAGCAACCATACGAGGAATTATAGTAGATCATATAATACTAACTCTTATGATTGGCCAATGTCATACTAGAAGTTTAAGAATAAAGAGAAAAAGGGTGTAAAGGGGGGAAAAAGAGGGGTtgtttggagagagagagagagagagagagagagagagaggagattaCATAATGATACAGCTCCTAAAGAGTGAGTTCTAAGAAGTTGGTTCCACTGGTCTTTCTGGACGAGCCACTACCCACAATCCTCATATGCATGACCCAAATTGGTAAGCATCAAAACCCATGTCACCGTCAAACATGCTTCCATTTGGTTCCTGCATCAAACATCAAAATATCAGAATGATATCCTAATACAAAGATGGCGATGTTGGAAAAGTAAGGCTATTGATGATTATGATGTTACTGATTTTAAATGCATCTTCTCCCTACAAATTTGAAAGGCAATGACTTTTGGGGGACACAAAATTGGACATCATGCATATAATCTACTCCAACACCTCCACCAGCCAAAAAAGGTAAACGAATTAAAGTTAGATGATTTTGAGTTTAGAGTGCTCTACACTGCTGGTCCTAATATAATCTTTAGCATGTCTTTGAGAATGTACCGCAAATATAAAAGCAATACGAGTCTTTCAGGGAAAAAGGGCAGACAATGATTATGAATTCTGTTAGTAATCTCCCAAAACATAGACATATATTTGCTAGTGAAATCAGaagttaaataattaataaataagTAATCCCGGAGCAGATGGAATAAAAGATTTCATCTGTGGCGAATTAATTTGAACATCCTTTTAATCACTTCATGTAGGtaaaattaataacaataatTGCATACTGCATCCAGAAACTAGATGAGCAAGGCAGGATAACTGGAGAGCACCCTTACCCGTTTGATTGCAGACATTAAATCATCCAAGGAGTCATAGCTATTAGGAACAAAACCTCCTTGTGGTCTTATTTGTTCCAGCATGTAGTCTTCACCGGACCTTGTTCTTGACCCCGTTGTTGGGTTCTCAACTTGACTGTGCTGCAAGAAAGATGAAATGCCCACACCTGATTGGCCAGTTAAACACATATCCATCCTTCTGTCCGTGATTCCAGTTTGTCCCATGCTCTGACTTAAAGGAGGAGAAGCCTGAGGATTTAAGGTGCTGAAACTATTATTCGAGTTGTGTGAATAACTCTGCTTAGAAACCCCCCACCGCTGGGCTGATGCTTGGCTCAAATTTTGAACACTACCACTAACCAAGCCTTCTTGACACTGTATTTCTCCTCTTGAATCTTCAAGAGGAGCTGCAGTGGTCGCAGTAGAAGAAAATCCAAGAGGGCTGTTCTGTTGATGAGGTCCAGCTGAAGAATTATTGTCTCTCACACTGGAGAGAGGCAGTTGTCCTTGGCTGAAAGAGTCATTTGGTGCCAAAGCATTCGAAGGGAATTTTGATAACTGAACTGCACTCTGCCAGTTCTCATTAGTTCTACCATGATCCACAAACTTGGAAGAAACACCAACATCCCTGTTGAATAATTCAGAGGGAAAAGAAGATTGATCTACAAAACCTCCCCCAGCTAGTATTTGCTGGGAATTCCCCTGTAGCATCAAACTGTTATTTGGAACACCAGTTAAATTGCTATTTGAGTTGATTGCTAGAGCTCTAGCGTCTGTAAAAGCACTAGGAGCACCAAAAATCCTTGAGTCGTCCATGGGATTAAAGTCACCAATATGCATGGCTGACTTATTCTGTTGCAACTGATCAAGCTCCAATGATGATGGAACTCCTTGAAACACACTTGCAGTTTGACTTGCTGGAGAAACAGCTGGATGCAATTTCCCAAGGGTACCAGTGGAGTTGTTTAAAGTTTGAGCATGACTTGGATGCACTACT
Protein-coding sequences here:
- the LOC113695418 gene encoding two-component response regulator ARR12, with translation MTVEEVRGNSEGGDRNYDHFPVGMRVLAVDDDPICLKLLDGLLRKCQYHVTTTSQARAALKMLRENKDRFDLVISDVHMPDMDGFKLLELVGLEMDLPVIMLSANSDPKLVMKGVTHGACDYLVKPVRIEELRNIWQHVIRRKKFDTNKQGKSTYEDKALQGHGDVCQGHQNTGTTDQNGKLNKKRKDEEDESEDTGNDHEDPSTQKKPRVVWSIELHRKFVAAVNQLGIEKAVPKRILDLMNVEGLTRENVASHLQKYRLYLKRISSVATQQANMVAALGGKDAAYMRMSTLDGFGDFRTLSGSGRLSNPAFASYTQGGMLGRLNSPAGINLRNLASPTVVHPSHAQTLNNSTGTLGKLHPAVSPASQTASVFQGVPSSLELDQLQQNKSAMHIGDFNPMDDSRIFGAPSAFTDARALAINSNSNLTGVPNNSLMLQGNSQQILAGGGFVDQSSFPSELFNRDVGVSSKFVDHGRTNENWQSAVQLSKFPSNALAPNDSFSQGQLPLSSVRDNNSSAGPHQQNSPLGFSSTATTAAPLEDSRGEIQCQEGLVSGSVQNLSQASAQRWGVSKQSYSHNSNNSFSTLNPQASPPLSQSMGQTGITDRRMDMCLTGQSGVGISSFLQHSQVENPTTGSRTRSGEDYMLEQIRPQGGFVPNSYDSLDDLMSAIKREPNGSMFDGDMGFDAYQFGSCI
- the LOC113695419 gene encoding uncharacterized protein; the encoded protein is MSRRSGNCVRCCLVVFAVVSALCVSGPAIYWKFKKSLSLKATSFNSCSPCVCDCAPPLSLLKIAPGLANLSVTDCGKDDPDLKEEMEKQFVDLLTEELKLQETVGEEHMHHMNITLGEAKRLASQYQREAEKCNAATETCEEARERAQALLTKEKKITSMWEHRARQLGWEGE